Genomic segment of Benincasa hispida cultivar B227 chromosome 1, ASM972705v1, whole genome shotgun sequence:
GACCCagaatatatcatatacaaagagacAAACTAGGAGCATTGCACATATTTTAACATTAGGGAGACGTACATGGCTGACAAATGCAACACATATTGAAATTCCTAACAAATTGTTTAGTATCCAATGCCCAGAAACAAGCCAAGCTGCAACTAAACCAGAACATGCCAACAACAATAACCCTTGAATACGTGTAAATGACTTGGAACAACACCTTGATACGTAGGGATCAGCCAATCCAAACTGAGACTTTAAATAGGCCATGTAAGGAGATAAACAGAAGAAGAGGGATGAAACAGAAGCAACTGCTGTGAATGCAGTAAGAAGTTGGGACACGGAAGAAAACAGGTAGAACATCAAAAGCAAACTGCAAGAACTCATAACTGGGATCATTAGCGCTTGGGATCTGTCTAAGGTAATAGATGCTTCTGAAAAGTCACGGTTTCGCTCCATTTCCTTCCCATAATTTAGGGCCCGGAAAGCAGATCCAAATGTAACAGCCACTGCAGTCACAATGAGAGTGGCAGGTGCAGGCTCCAGCAAATATAGAAGTTTCCATAAAGACTCCATAATGACCTAATTGCAATTCTTCaacttttttctcaattttaaaactcctaaaattgtaaatttggCAACCAAAGTTGCATTCTTTCTCTGATGTAAGCCTGACCAGAGAAATTCATGCAACCTGCAAACCAAAAGCAGTCGTTAATTAACTAAGGaaaatacacacacacacaaaacataCAGCAAACAAAACCAAGAGTTATCTTCAAAACAaacatgaaaaagaaagaaaggtcCTGCCTGCACGACCATTGGATTGATACCAGAGGATAAGTGGAAATTTTCAAACTATAAGCTGAACTGGCTTGTTATAAAACCTTAAGCTTAATTGTTCGTCAAAAAAATTATTGACAAGCCAAGTATTGATGATTGTAGATAAAGTGTGAATAGTACAATAGAATTTCCATAAGAAGGTAGATTAAATAGATCCATACAATACATCAAGAAATTTCTTCTTAACTCAAAAATCTGTTGAAACTTGACTCAAATATGAAGAACCATTTAAATCCTCGCTTTCAATGATCTACTCTTTTAAGGCCTCAGGGAAAATAGTACTTGCATACGCGGATAtgcaataaaaaaatgttatgaacttttttaaattgaaaatggaaaaggaaTAATCAACTTTCCAGAAATATTGTCATCATATTCATAGCTTTGTAATTCAAATGAATAGCTCTGACAATCAATCCAGATAGTATCCATTCAACTCGCAACTAAATCAGTAGACAGAATGCAATATGGGATCAACATTAAGATGAATTAGCCCAAGAACCGAGAAATTAACAAACACAATCTATGGTTACATCAACTACCAACCGTCGTAAGgcttcaaatattaatttctcGAAACAAAACCCCGGTTTCCTTGGTAGCCAGACAAGAGGTCGACAGGACCTGGAAATGCAACTCCCATTATGTTTCCAATTGAAACACCAGTCAATTGAGAATATTTATCCACAAAATAAGATATATCTAGGGTGAAAAAACATTACAACAATACAATCCTACGAGTATTGTAGTGATAACAAGCGCAGACGCAGAATCATATACGAAAATAATAAGCGATCATGGTTCTTGAAAGCCAAGAAGATTGCCAAATTAGGGTTCGTCGAAATCGGAGGATTAACGAAGAAGACTAACCTTGGACTTTGAAGCTGTTGAAACTCAGGACCCTCCCTCTTGGCCACTCTGAAGTCTGATCAAACAAATCTATTTGCTCGAAGTGGGAAGCTAAATGGTAAAGGAATTTTATTTCGCTAAATTACAGAGTAGCCCTTCTTTGGATGTAATCACGatgtatttttattatttttttttttaaatacttaatGGATTTTAGTGAGGGCGTTTTTggtagaaattttgaaaatataattttttttaatattctgaaatattttgaaaacaaagGGATGGGATGAAAAcataattgtattttatattttttttttttgtatattcagaaattaaatttcaatttaaatcatttttctgttaataatatatttataaatttgttttatgTTATATAAATTTGAGCGATGGTTCAAATTTTCTTAGattgtattaaaaataaattataattattattttataacgtcttgtaatatttgatatatcgtataatgcatattttaattaaataaaaataatgagtttataatataaaataatatatttcttatCGTTTTTATCTTGTCTGACAtaactttatattttaaaactttaaattcaaaatatggaTATATTGAAATGTATACTGATGTTAAGGATTTGCTTTATTTGGATGACATAATTTGGAAATAGTTTTcagaaatataatatgaattgcccaataaaaacatatttctcggatttaatatgaattgccTACACTACCCATAATTATCCAATCAATGTTTGACATGTGgaaacttttgtttttttttattgaaaaaaatatctgtattttttaactttttaaattatgcaattaaagatgatgcatgaaagaGTGGTATGTACCAATTAAGGAGGATGCTTGAAGATGGAGGCAATCTAGCATGTaccaattataaattaaaaatataggaaaaatattattttgatctttAGGTCTTTGatctagtttttatttagtttataaGTTTCAAAGTGTTATATTTTTACCCATaagatttgaatttgatttttatttagtctctatatttcaaaatgttacatttttacttttggttttttagttttgtttcgACGTGGTCCATAGGATTTCAAGATATATACTTGTAAAATTGAGTTTTCATTAGATATTCACTTTAAATCCTTAatgttaatattaatattaataaaaaaatttaaaaatatcaaattaactataattaaaatagttttcacttatttttcatctttctttttctttctttttttttttattacaatatCTAAGGAGGgagaatcaaatatttgattttgagattGATAAGACAAACATTATGTCAGTTGTGTCTATTTTGGCTTGATCTCTACTCGTTATCTAAATATTAGCTTCAAATACCAAATTGAACATTATTTATAACTTGGGATTAGATGGTACAATATCAAAATTTAGAGGCTAAGTGAAAACAAAACTTAAAGGTTAATTATACATATTGAAAACTAATGAtcgaattaaaattaaacttgaaGCTTGAGAGTAAGAGTATAACATTTCAAAACTAAAGGTGTATTCGAATTAACCCTTAAGGTTGTGTTTGGGACAAGAAATAtcttaagactataataaccacaaCTTAACTTGCtacagtaaatattattttgtattctccaattagctacagtcaacattatttcaaaactctcatttgctatagtatttactatttggtACAATTTCTACTATTTTACATtcgattattttttattattttgctacAGTGTTTACTAGTTTATTCTCAATCTAAAATAGTTCAcatctcaaacacatactattataactaaAACTACAATAATCTACACCACAAACACACACTATTATAATCTAACTATAATAACTATGATTATAATTACCAACTTCTTACCTTAGACGCCTCatactttatttaaaaataagtaatttaaaaaaaaaattatttgacacTACTCAAAATAGCCTTTAGAtgaattcaaaattgattttaaatagtttatcataaacagaataaataaataaaaataatttttgttaagAACATCGATTTCTTTAATTTAGTCAATCAAAGGAACTTTAAGAGACCAAATGACAACTAGATTCAAAATCTAGAAATTAAAatgggttttttgttttttgttgtttttttcctttccaaaaGTATACTGCGAGGATAAATGGCAGAGTATCGCATGTGATTCTATTTCTAATTTACCTTCAATTCGGTTCGTGCATAAGGAATGATCTTTCCCAATCGTCTAAATGTTTTTAGAAATATGGGTAGGATGTTGATGTAGAATGATATTTTTAATGAAGTTTTAGAAACACAAAAATGACAAAAGgatattgaaattaataaattcgCATTTAACCAAGTTAAAGTTTCTTAAATTTACATTAGTGATGGTCGAATGtaaaattttggatcaatcatAATTGTCacataatttctcaaattgataacaaaaatgataaattatcaatttaaagaCTAATTAAAAGTCGACTTGTCCTCATCAGATTATTCAACAGAGAATTTGAATATATAACAAGTTTCAAttagaaaaatagcaaaaccgAACTTTAATAAGATTTTTAGCAAATCCATTGTGGAGCTAaacttttttaattctttatttatGCCCAATCTGATCCGTGCAATTGTTGACGATTGAGTTAttaacatttatatatacaatataattattaaCTATTGAGTTATTGGTTTTTATCATAATCtgattaaataaaaacatttaaacGAATAATCCTTTATAGTTTTTCTCCCTAAATATTTCTCTCCAAATAAACCTCAGATTttgattaatatatttttccatttaaataaataatctctCATAATTTTTCTTTGCAAATATCTCATATGTATCTCTCTCTTATTTGTAGATTGATTCGGAATTCAGATTCGGCCTAGGAAAATTTTCaagaggtcacccaacatagatTGCTCCAAGCTACGCTTAATTTTGAAGTTTCTATAATTGAGCAACCGAAAAGGAATGTGCATCTTATTAGTATagatagtaactttcaattctttgaaGCATTTCTTAAcaatactttcatgtcctcaggatccctctcgttcggatgtgataccggttcattcatgtacccctcctgaactTGGGTCGTTacaaatgtaatacaatattaCACTGTATTTGCATAATATTACAGTGTATATGCGTTGAATTAGCTTCTTCGAATTTGATTTTGTttgtgatgtatgattttatCAGGTTTTATGTGCAAGGGTAATTTAGATATTtgttaattagtattttttttagtttaaaaaatcgtttttctatttttatgattttgaattttttttgcaatttttcaaatgaaacttaaaaatttattatttatctcGTAAACCcttatttaatcaaataaactaGTTGGATTTGATTGTAGGTCTTAATATTTTGGGCCCATGTTCAATTAAGGGGGAAAAAAAGCTCTTTTGGCCCAAAAATCCAATTTGTTTGGCCAAGGGGTTCGTGAATGTCGAACCAAGTCCAAGACCACATTGTACcatgaaaactctataaatagagaaattcCTCTTTATTTTGAGCTAAAAAATTTAAGTTCCAAATAGATCTTAATTATAGATAATTTTTCAACTATTAGAAGACTTCTTAAACTTCTAGAAACTAAATTACTCTGGAAGATTTAAgtcttttgaagatacaaatattGTTTGAAGACTTTAACTTCAACAACCTTCGCAACGCTCCACATTCCAAGTAGAGCGTATATATTCAAAAGAGAGAATACAATGGTCAAAagttagagatcgaaccacgacCGCATAAATTTATGTAAATTCAAATCCAACTCCTCGAACCACTTTTTAATCTACAAATCTAGTGCAGAAAAAAATGTTCATATATTTGCTGTATTTCGTAAACatattatgatataatttaaatattaattcatatCTAATGTTTTTCGAATGGATGGACATATGAAAATATGGATAGAAAATTAATACATTTgattatatactataacttaCAAGATTTGTTTGTGTTCAGGCAGTTGACTTAACAAGAaagtataaattatttttagtaaaATAAACTCAAAACATATAAATTGAAGTTGTATTTAACTTTATTAGACCATTCACTACTCTCAGTACTAGATTTCTGTTTAgattatatatacacatatatgtTTTGGGAAAAATCACTTTTTGTAATTAGCTGTAGCGTGAAATTTTAATCATGTTTTttcttaaagagaaaaaaacaaagtcaaagcatttaaaatataaaagacaGGGACAGTGCATAATTGAAATGAACTAAATACAAACCTGTGGGGATTAAAAtgacttttcttttttagtttactTACCGGTTTTGTTTATGAGCTCCATAGTTTACATTTCCATCAAAACtttgaaattttgagatttaaaCGGGATcgaaattttgagaatattttgttgattttcctaTTTCGGTGatattagttttcaattttgtaggACTGATTACTGGGGTTGAAAATGGGTTGGGGCAAGGCGGATTCCCCGTCTCCGCCTCCGATGGGGAATTGATTACCCCATCCTTGACGAAGAATCCCCATTTTTCCTTTGTTGGtgacatttttaatttttttttttaaaaaaatttctatagTTTGAGTTTGGACATTTTAGTTGAGTTTAGACTAGGCTAAAtgtaaaaaactaaaatatctaatatatatgtatttaaaaATCTAATCGGGGCGGAGGCAGGGTCAGGATCCTAAAGAGGTACTCGGTTTGATCCCACCGGAAATTCTCACCCCGATCGGAGCAAGGCCCCTCAGGGACCTGACTTCGCAGGGAATTTTGCCAAGCCTATTGATTACACACAATTCTATAGTTCCATAGTTCATTGTCATTTTCGACAAATGATCAAACCTTTTTATatgctacttttttagtttccaacttttctcaaattttagctttatttttttacctaaaattttggttttaagagATATCGAATTTGGAaaaccataaaaaaataatctatatTTATTTAACCCCATTCAAATTGtttcattaaattttcacatcacattcacctcaaaattgaattgatgtgagttttttttttttttaattttattatccaaaattttcatatttttcacatcatttaaaattattttaaaattattttccatttcttttttaaatttatgctcTCGCATAAAAATTTACACATATATTTACGATAGACATCTAAATGTtgtcttactttatagaaatcGTGATTAAaaatggttattatagtctaaTTAAGCTATAATAAaagtttcattaactaattataacaagttccaccaatttttataatttttcttgaaattttcgtcgatatcgatattttcataaaatcggGATCTCAACATTTCCATCGACATCAATATTTCGAGCCTTAATGAGCTCTTATGTGTTGTTCCAAATCTtacattattaattaaaattttagatccAAATCAATTCCATTgtgttttaaaaaagaaaaaaaaatcttttttttgcACAAGTACAATTATCCAAACTCGAACCCAAGCAACGACACATGTGTGGGGAAAGAGCCTTTACTACGACTTAAACCACTTTTACAAGCCCCTTGGAGATCTCTCACATTTGATATTTATACCCTCTTCCTAGTCCTTAAACTTCCAATGTGGGGCAAGAAATTCTCTCTCAAATATGAACGTGCTATGGTCATAGGCCTTGGTAATTATCATTCATTCCTAACATTCTGTTTGAGTTTAATTAGTtgttcttaaactttaaaaagtagCTAATAGattcttgaacttttaatttttttttcctgataGGTGTATGAACTTTGAAAACATCTAACATatacttaaatttttaattatatgtttaacaAATATCTTGACATGTTCAAGAATTATAAACTTAATGAACCAATGGGACGTACAGTTAAATTTtaagtcaaataaaacataaaactttcaattttgcgTCCATCAAATTCGTGAAATTTTAAGCCAAAGTGTTTAGTTTAATAGTGATGGACATGCACTCAATTTTGTAAAGTTGGAGGTTTGATCTTTCATTCTCACCATTATTgtaatatagaaaaaaaattaaaaaaaaaaacttcattaattattttaaataccaaaattgaaaacttataaataactaattattaggtataaaatcataaattttgacatttatcgacacttttttttaagaaaatctattaaacacaaaagtaaaagttGATTATAGGACTTATTAAACATGTTATGTATCATATAAACTTGTTTGACACGAAAGTAGAATTTTATTAgccaaacttgtaatttaatataagaaaaaataattaaaaaaagtaatgggagattttcaaatatataaataagagaaactatttacacaaaatagattttttttttttttttttgatagagagtgatagaaactgatagaagtctattattgatactattggtgatagaaactaatacaagtttatcactgatagacgctAATATAAGTCTATTTGTGATATAAACTGATAGAAGTATATCATCGATAAAGGACAATAGAAGTCCACCAATGTCTATTAGCGAtaaaaactgatagaagtctatattGGTACTataataatagaaaattgaTATAAGTTTATCGctaatagacattaatagaaatctatcagtatctatcaatatttttcttttgctatttctataaataatttgacatttttttcgtgaaaattttccaaaagtAATAGCCAATTCGAGTATATACGAATAAAAAAGCTATCAATTAATAACTCAATCAtggtattaattatataagaaacCTAGAACGGGATTTAACATGCATGAACATGGAGGACTAAAGTCAACTTGATTGGCTGTCACTCTACTCTTCcttctattattattttccagCTGGAGAAAAATTATTCAACTTTTTAGTTCACAAGTCCCTCtctcttattataattatttccTAACTTATTAAAGCAAACTAATTTTGAAGATTATTAAAAGGTACTTTATTTTTATACGAAAATTATTCACGAGGAATGGATTCTAATTTccttaaattacaaaaatagcaTAAAGACTCAAAATAGGGTTAATAATAGACAggtttgctaaaaaaaaaaatttgcttTAGCAAAATCAAACAAGAATCTATAAGTCTTCGTTAGACATGCTAGAAATAGCCGACGGTGAATAACTGTCCATTATtgaattaacaattaattagGTTGGCAGGGGAAGATTTAAGCGTTTGATGGATACAAATGGTAAGCACcattaaacaaatttattgttGTCACATGCAAATCATACTCTTTTTTCgatttgaatttttcacatCAACAATATGCACAATAATCTTAGTTTGATTATGagtttttattcttaaaaaaaaaaaaaaaaacaaaaacaaaaacaaaattaagcgATCCAATTTAAAGTTTTACCAAAGTTATTCCTTCATCCTACTTTTCTTGAGTCGAGAAAGAGATATCTTTTAAcccaattatttattttcatttataaacCATTGtaaattagattttgtttttaaagtttCTACTAACTTTATATAgaagtgattttaatttttaaaatatcaaatttagtTTGGTGGGGATAATTCGGATATTTAAGTTTTCCTTCGAtaactatttgttttttaaaaattgagcttatttttcacaaattatTGACTATAATTTCTattaaaatattcttttaaataaaattttgaattattagttaaattttaaaaacaaactcaagttttattttatttttttaaactcgagttgaattttgaaaactctCATAAAATGTAGAcgataaaataaagaaatcaaTATATACCGAAGTAGTTTTTAggcttcattttaaaaaaatcaaattcttaTAAAAGAGACTTAACTTTTAGGTTACGTGAACAAATATTGTTCATttcgaaaaaggaaaataaaagtcAACAAATAATGTTGTAACTATAGTTGAGTTATTTTGATTAGTATTCAAATAATGTTAATTTCCACAAATTTTTCCTTGACGAGAAATGTGTGGATTAGGGGTTGAGTTGGGTTCGGTtgagttgaaagactttttagactcaACTCAAT
This window contains:
- the LOC120084142 gene encoding signal peptide peptidase-like 1 — translated: MESLWKLLYLLEPAPATLIVTAVAVTFGSAFRALNYGKEMERNRDFSEASITLDRSQALMIPVMSSCSLLLMFYLFSSVSQLLTAFTAVASVSSLFFCLSPYMAYLKSQFGLADPYVSRCCSKSFTRIQGLLLLACSGLVAAWLVSGHWILNNLLGISICVAFVSHVRLPNVKICAMLLVCLFVYDIFWVFFSERFFGANVMVSVATQQASNPVHTVANSLSLPGLQLITKKLELPVKIVFPRNLLGGVLPGKSATDFMMLGLGDMAIPAMFLALVLCFDHRKSRDTVNLLDIHTRGHKYIWYALPGYAIGLVTALAAGILTHSPQPALLYLVPSTLGPVIAISWIRKDFVELWEGPSLNPNDKVVEVV